The Brachyspira hyodysenteriae ATCC 27164 genome includes a window with the following:
- a CDS encoding NlpC/P60 family protein, which produces MRFYIVILSLFMILFNSVSFTQTYGYDKEYQKKLEESGVEINDTQKQKVRNDINKWANFYLDKHYQYNEKATLTHPTSKEKKTFRFDCSGYVAAVYWASNIAVFEKQAILDSGGVKTIYATLSKYKKIYKDVLPNVGDIIMFDKTTSNDKKLTHAGIVIEVDKEDETVTYIHASTSKGLIIGYMNLKYPDLARKDGKIINSALKRGGGVDSLASHCFNSYGTILDIPEE; this is translated from the coding sequence ATGCGTTTTTATATTGTTATACTATCATTATTTATGATATTGTTTAATTCAGTATCATTTACTCAAACTTACGGATATGATAAGGAATATCAAAAGAAGTTAGAAGAAAGCGGAGTTGAAATAAATGATACGCAAAAGCAAAAAGTTAGAAATGATATAAACAAATGGGCTAACTTTTATTTAGATAAGCATTATCAATATAATGAAAAAGCTACATTAACACACCCTACTTCTAAAGAGAAGAAAACATTTAGATTTGACTGTTCGGGATATGTAGCTGCAGTTTATTGGGCTTCTAATATAGCGGTATTTGAAAAACAAGCGATTTTAGATTCTGGCGGAGTAAAGACTATATATGCTACTTTGTCAAAATATAAAAAAATTTATAAAGATGTTTTGCCTAATGTTGGTGATATAATAATGTTTGACAAAACTACTTCTAATGATAAAAAGCTTACACATGCCGGTATAGTAATAGAAGTTGATAAAGAGGATGAAACTGTAACATATATTCATGCTTCTACAAGCAAAGGACTTATTATTGGATATATGAATTTGAAATACCCTGATTTAGCAAGAAAAGATGGGAAAATAATAAACAGTGCTCTTAAGAGAGGCGGAGGAGTAGATTCTTTAGCATCTCATTGCTTTAATAGCTATGGTACTATCTTGGATATACCTGAAGAATAA